From Prionailurus bengalensis isolate Pbe53 chromosome F2, Fcat_Pben_1.1_paternal_pri, whole genome shotgun sequence, one genomic window encodes:
- the CHCHD7 gene encoding coiled-coil-helix-coiled-coil-helix domain-containing protein 7 isoform X2: MPMVGRRLRDPDINPCLSIPFHPLNDAYLTYLRNLMLLPDVWMKITMTGKSVPLTS; encoded by the exons ATGCCTATGGTAGGACGGCGGCTGAGAGATCCAGACATAAACCCTTGCTTGTCG atcCCATTCCACCCCCTAAATGATGCCTATCTTACATATTTAAGGAATCTGATGCTTCTACCAGATGTATGGATGAAAATAACTATGACAGGGAAAAGTGTTCCACTTACTTCCTGA
- the CHCHD7 gene encoding coiled-coil-helix-coiled-coil-helix domain-containing protein 7 isoform X1, giving the protein MPMVGRRLRDPDINPCLSESDASTRCMDENNYDREKCSTYFLKYKNCRKFWNSVMIQRRQNGVQPSMPTAAERDEILGAMGKMPY; this is encoded by the exons ATGCCTATGGTAGGACGGCGGCTGAGAGATCCAGACATAAACCCTTGCTTGTCG GAATCTGATGCTTCTACCAGATGTATGGATGAAAATAACTATGACAGGGAAAAGTGTTCCACTTACTTCCTGAAGTACAAAAACTGCCGGAAGTTCTGG AATTCTGTCATGATCCAGAGAAGACAGAACGGAGTGCAGCCGTCTATGCCTACAGCAGCAGAAAGGGACGAGATCTTGGGGGCGATGGGAAAGATGCCCTACTGA